cccggacgctgatctgtcttattattcatcgttgggatttaattatcagttctgataaacagggtctaaaaatttttctttttaaaatacaaactgcggaaggtaatggcaactaataatatacatatttgtataaaatacatttcagtattaacatacaatactctagtctaaggttcgactattaaattcaagtaataaaccaaatctgctacaagtccggaatcaccacgctaactcgtcttctctaatcgtcatctcgaccctgatccagccccacctgttgtcatgcacacatacaaaacaagacaacagccggataactccggtgagaataaatcccagtataaagcatggtaaacatgtatatacataaaataattcatgaaacatgccgtcatgattaaaatcaaaacattagatttcataagctatgaaatctaatcacaacaagcatgcacttcgaatcagctaaacatgcatataaccaatctaatcataaaaatatgctagcacaactggaagcaataacgatgggttccatgatctaggaagccacatccatataatcatgcagtcctaatcaaatcatgtctagacttgactcgactaaaactctagggatcccggggtgaataagacgtcactggctgtcacctacccaaccaatcgtggtgctgtacgtcttattcctagacttcggtctgatctgtatccacatctacaataggggaggtgatcttcccctaagcagtgatatcaccgaacgtctagaagtctgcctgatctccagactaccctatcttaatgcatgaataacaatctataatcatcACATAATCATATAGCACCTaataagagtatagtatgtgatttattgggcaactcaacgtgatctcaattgagttgtttcttcccgaatatcacatgaattatacctttgtcgtccccgtctgatgaagacgaagtctcgaagtcgaatttgtccatatctgatctgaaatgacaataaccaatacactgtatcaatgtataatccaattcaaaatctgtctggtcCATATCTAaataaactacaatctgattcatatcaaccatatcacaagatgacagaaaccaatactgaatctgatcaatctaaatcaactgatgtttcgacggcataacaatacaatctgaataactccgtcaattctgaacatcacaaatataatactgaaactcataatcagtgtcaatacaatcatactctgaatactaacacattaataatatagaatctcagtcaatatctttcacaaatcataacaaaggcagaaacagtctgttcttaaatctgacttcgattatacaatgtcgaCAGTAGCGGAAatgccatatctgaatcacatgcaattctagcaacatcatatttccaaaacatctcaaaacgtaataaaacttacgtccttgtatagctcgtgtcgagaggaacacgctgatgcgttcggattcgaattctgatacacggattcttcgaaatcacaaatctaaaaggcgtaaggatttttctctcaaatcctCGAACTCCTCTTCTGAATATCTGAAGCAAAACGTGTCATTCcactatatatatactgcatgcgaagtctgaaacgtggcatcatttttggctctgcacgtcacaccgcgggtgcggtgagtgtaaggaccgcgggtgcgctcaagcggtgattATATCCATTTTCTCAAagatgagaccgcgggtgcgctgcttacattaccgcgggtgcggtgtcatcagcgcgggtgcgctccatctaataccgcaggtgcggtgtggctacgggatttgcactccattttctgcacatgcaccgcgggggcggtcgtgctagcaccgcgggtgcggttgtgaaATCTTCTAAAACTTATATTTTTGGTCCGTGCAAcatttcataatctcatctgaTCAATTCCACAAGTCTTGTGACATTACATTACTcttgtctgattaattctacgacaattcttgggcattacaatagTCATGTTATAATCTGCTTATCTTTTCTCCTAATGAGGATGGGGATTAATGCCTTTCTGAGATTTAGAAGTTCGATATTGTCATGTGTGGATGTAGGTATTACATGATCTGAAGGAGGTTAGAGGATATGTACAAGAAACATTGGATTAAgatatgaaaatattattttattataaataaaattgagagtGAATACCTCTAGGTTTGCATGTATTAATTATCAAGTGTTGTTTTATACTTAGCATACCTGGGTCAAGATGGCTTTTTTGTCAGGTGCAATTATGTGTAATAAGTCAGAAATTTTTTTGCATTGTAGTACGCTTCAAGTATTTATCCTAATGTCACATGTGATATATTTTTCGTTGTcatgagtttgttattgttaTTGTCTTACGCTCCAGGACCAAAACCTTCGGAGTTATATGGAAAGTATACATGGAAGATTGATAAGTTTTCACAAATAACCAAAAGAAAACTCCGGATCAATGCATTTGAAATCTTTTATTAGGTAATAATGAACTTTAGAGTAGGTGTTTGCCTTACATATTTCTTTATTCTGtaatttcttcaagaaataaaatttcaaactaCAATTTTCAAATCTTTTTCCTCATGTTTAGTGTataaaaattattcttttttTTCCTTTGGTTGTGTTAAACTCTACAAGATAGGTGGTTGTGTTGCTCCACGAAATAGGAATAGAAAGTGTTATTTGAGGTTCTTCGTTAGATTACCTCAAGCATAACTATTAATACACTAGAACAGATAGAGTTCTACTTATGCATACAATGTGTAAAGATAAAtacaattttaattgtttttgttcaatttgttagCTGAATTTAGGAGACAAATTTGAggttttaaattcaataaattttagTTCGATGACATTATgatatcttttgaaaaatcatttGACTATTTGTTTACTTTTTTTACGTTGAAGTTTATCGTTATTTCACTTACgactttaaaataatattatttttatgatcaAAACTTATATCATGTAAGGTAACAAATTGAGTTTGGCAGATTTATTTAAGTTTCGCAATCAATTGCTTTTCATGATTCACGTACAAAATATTTCGGTATCATGTTGTTGTAATATCatgaatttttaatatattagctCAATATATTCATGtcacacgcaacgcgtgtgcctcGGTCGTTGATTAGAGAAGGGCCGCTCGCGTGTCCCAGGGATATCAGAAATAGTACCAGCGACTCCTACTTTTTCCACTTCGCATATGCATAAATCCAACAGTGTTACTCAAATACACAAAGACGAATAATAaacaaaagataaaaataaaacaaacatTCTTCCGGAACGCCAAAAGTAATCCTTCTAGATCCGCGACGGTTATtaacaaaccgtcgccgatcttaaTCGGCCACGGTATTTGccaaaccgtcgctactagcgCAACGGTTtatcaaaaccgtcgcaatatagcgacgggttgttcataaaccgtcgctatgattctatatatagcgacggttcaagCTAATTGTCGCAATAATAGCGACAGTTATCCatcaaccgtcgccgatcttgaTCCGCCACAGTTATGAAaataccgtcgccgatctagatcggcgacggtatatggcaaactgtcgctatttagcgacggtttaagataaaccgtcgctaaatagcgacagttttaatggaacccgtcgctatatagcgaccgtttctgaaaaaccgtcgctatgattCTTTATATACCCAGGTTCGCGAACATTTCCTTGAACGATTTTTCATCTATCTCAGGTAGTAGCGAAACtctatcaaatttttcgaagtttcgattttttttattttgtactaaCATTTTTTCCTATTTATTTCGTAGATTTCCTCGTCGGTGCGATTTTCCAGCGTTACGTGAAACTGCATATCTTCGCGTAAATCAggttttaaagtttttttttttttttacagaaaatttaatatataattttaatttttgcatAGTAGTTATTTTGTATAGATTTTATTGATAAACATCGTCGCTTCTTAAAcggcggttttttaaaaaaaccgccgATAAATATGGCGACGGATTTTACGAAATCgttgctaaatatagcgacggattttacgAAATCATTGTTAAATATAGCGACTGGTTTTTAAAACCGACGTTAATATTAACGATGGTTTTGTATAAATCGTCGCTTAATATTAACGACGAtttcttaaaaccgtcgcaaaaataGCGACGATCTTCTTCCAAAGAACCGACGCTCAACTCCCGTCGCTTCTAGAATGCGACGTAACCTCTGGTGACGGATCGCGAAACCATCGTCTTACCCTTTTCattatctaaataataattccaaactataactaaagaatcattaatattttcaatatcaatcttcaTAGTTTAATCTAAAAATTAATGAATCTCTAATCcaataattgcatgcacaatgatattagtattattaaacattaagagacctgaagtaattaaatttaatgtcattatctaatttttatgtaacaaaaatcagctcaaacaaatgataaaatattttattttgtttaataaaaaatatcgccaaagcctatttttataaaatttgtcgttcgtctataattatcatatgctaataaatatttctttatgtttataaaccaaattaattttttaaaatatgatatcatctctaacaatttcataaatttgaaataataaaatgctaccatatttaagtaattattctagttaattataagaaaatcatataaaaattatttctaaattttttaatataatatcaagattttgtttttcttatttctgtgatatcataattttgtgtgttgtgtgtgtatttGTATACTCAATCAGGAGTAAGTctctcgtgagacggtctcacgagtctttatctgtgagacgggtcaaccctatcgatattaacaataaaaaatgatactcttagcataaaaagtaatatttttcatggaagatccaaataagagatccatctcacaaaatacgattcttgatatcgtctcacataagtttttgcactcaatccggaagccaatttgcatgattgaattttagttgatttagaataatttttttgccaCAATATAAAATACTTTTCATCAAATCAAGATTCTATGCATTGGTGTCTTTTAAACCCTAAGCCTTCACCGCATTCCACAGGCGAATCTTCTgtgcttaataattattttgaatttggtgTAAATACGAAAGAAATCCGTTGTTTTTTTTCTGTACCGATAATCTTCGCTGTTTCACGGTTAAATTATTTCAACTCAAGATTTTTGTTAGCCCTTTATGTTTTCTGTAATGGTTTTTGCCTTTCTGAAATgcgtaaattgattttaaagtcctgtgaattttttttgctaGCATAAAGATGTCTTCTTTGAGGAATGCTATTCCAAGAAAAGCTCACAAGGAGCGCGCTCAGCCGTAAGTGTGATTATTTTTTGGGGCCATTAATTTCTTTATTGcccgttttgaaatattttgacgtatatttccggttcactcaattgatgatttgttgtgtGTATCAGGCATTTGAGAAGGAAATTTGGGCTGCTCGAAAAACATAAAGATTATGTCATTCGTGCACGAGCCTATCACCAGAAGGAGCAGACTTTACTGGTAATTTCTACTACCCTGCGTCTTGTTGGTTTTGGTAGCATTTTATGAACGAAATTTGGCGAGTTCTTATTTTATGGTAAGTCGCTTCTGCGTGTTTATAACAGAAACTTAAGGAAAAAGCAGCATTGAGGAACCCAGATGAATTTTACTTCAAgatgattaaaacaaaaactgttggCGGAGTCCATAAACCTGAGTAAgctggaaaattttatttttatgaggttatctgttctcttttgaggatatttatttgagtgtaatttgaatattagTTGTTGAATGTGGATTTTGTAAAGGAGCCAGGCTAACAAGTACACTAACGAAGAGCTGATGTTGATGAAGACCCAAGACATTGGATATATTTTGCAGAAACTTCAAACTGAAAAAAAGGTTTTATTTTAGTGTTTCTGGTTTTTTGGGTCTCGGATTCTCGAGATAGCTGTCATTCAGGTTCTTTATTCTGAAATTTAACTTTTTGGATGCAGAAAATTGAAAGACTTAATGGTATGCTGCATTCTCTTGACAATCAGTCATCATCCAAACATGTTTATTATGCCGGCAACATGTGAGTGATCAAGCCCTTTTTCTGTTGACTCTTGATAGTTTTCATACCCATTTTTTAGAGTAGTCAATTTCATGTTATAACAGTTTTGTCACCACCAAAGTTTATTCTTTTCTCATTATTAGATATGGTCGCTTCTGAtagctcaattaatttatttcttcaaagtcattttattcccttctgctttagaaagaacgtctaatatgtaatctaggcaattaagataaaactatccgaaggccaatttcaaaaattcaatgaCCAAGGGGCAATGAGACTGTCTTCTCTGGAACTTCTGTTTGAATCACTTAAATTCCATGTTTACACTTGTGTATCTGCAAATGacggattttttttttcatccaagACAGTGATTTGGTGGTAATGTACTGGTCACACAAAATattaatgcataaaatggtGCATGACAAATATTGCTCAATAGTATAGCATTTTGAGCTTAGTAGATATTTTTGTGTTTCATGAAGTATGTTGGCTGGCTGTTGATTCTCTTTCTAGGGAGGAGGCAAGAGAAGTACGCAAAAACGTTTCAGAACAAGGGAACCCATCAGCTTTTAAAGACTTGCCTAAAGTTATTTTGAGGTACTGAAAGCTACTTTTTTTAGTCAATTGCCTCCTACGAAATTGGATTGCCAGGTTGATAACCTGTTTCTACTTGCCTCCCCACAATTAAGATCCCTACCGAGTACCGAATGATATCATTACCGTCAAGCCATAAGCTATATTGAAAAAACGAAGTGGACTACAAATTTTCCTTgacaatcagaaataatttgCTTTAGTCTGCCTGTCCTCACAGCTCTTTCATTTGTCTCTTCACCACCCATACTTTATGCCTTTTAAGTTATCAATACCTCACTTGTTGATTGAATATGGTGATATTTGGCGCCTTgtcataatatcttatttttcttattgaatttaGTTTTCAATTTCTACTTCTTTGGTATTCCCTGCTGTTGTTCGAGTTTTCTCTTCAAAAACTTTTTTGGATTTGTTGGTCACAAATATATACCAATTGGGAATATCAATCGCATGCTATGTGAGttaattataattccatttatgcgtgcatgataaatatttatggCCGTGAGTGCTGTATCtctttgtataaattttatgggaattAGGTGATGATACTTTTCTCCATGATTTATCCTCGCCACTTGACGAACTTTGGTTTA
This portion of the Primulina eburnea isolate SZY01 unplaced genomic scaffold, ASM2296580v1 ctg1146_ERROPOS100000, whole genome shotgun sequence genome encodes:
- the LOC140820522 gene encoding probable U3 small nucleolar RNA-associated protein 11, producing the protein MSSLRNAIPRKAHKERAQPHLRRKFGLLEKHKDYVIRARAYHQKEQTLLKLKEKAALRNPDEFYFKMIKTKTVGGVHKPESQANKYTNEELMLMKTQDIGYILQKLQTEKKKIERLNGMLHSLDNQSSSKHVYYAGNMEEAREVRKNVSEQGNPSAFKDLPKVILRY